A single window of Solanum dulcamara chromosome 5, daSolDulc1.2, whole genome shotgun sequence DNA harbors:
- the LOC129890606 gene encoding IQ domain-containing protein IQM5-like: LTRKKWIKYQESQFQGLLVLNFYAAATKIQTVYKSYRTRRNFADCALLVEHLWWKALDTEALKKRSKQEAAVSRIGQNHVCGLQDEKSQKLPLQHWLEAIDPRYRYGHNLHFYYDVWSNSKSTQPFFYWLDVGDGKELNLESCKRADLQRQSIKYLGPKEREAYEVVVDDGKLIYRQSGMLLKITEGPKWIVLLFLQGSKYNTKATLESLDNKLP, translated from the exons TTGACAAGGAAAAAATGGATCAAGTACCAAGAATCTCAATTCCAGGGCCTTTTGGTACTCAACTTTTACGCTGCTGCGACTAAGATCCAGACAGTGTACAAGAGTTATAGGACGAGAAGGAATTTTGCAGATTGTGCTCTACTTGTTGAACACTTGTG GTGGAAGGCCTTGGATACTGAAGCTTTAAAGAAGAGATCTAAACAGGAAGCTGCCGTGTCAAG AATTGGGCAAAATCATGTTTGTGGTCTACAGGATGAAAAGTCTCAAAAACTACCTCTGCAACATTGGCTGGAAGCA ATTGACCCACGTTATCGTTATGGACACAACTTACACTTCTACTATGATGTATGGTCCAACAGCAAAAGTACCCAACCTTTCTTCTATTG GTTGGATGTGGGTGATGGgaaagaactaaatcttgagAGTTGCAAGAGAGCCGATTTGCAACGTCAATCCATCAAGTATTTAGGACCG aaagaaagggaagccTATGAAGTAGTTGTGGATGATGGCAAGTTGATATATAGGCAAAGCGGGATGCTTCTGAAAATAACAGAAGGACCAAAGTGGATTGTACTTTTATTTCTACAAGGATCGAAGTATAACACCAAGGCGACGCTTGAGAGTCTCGACAACAAGCTACCATAG